Proteins co-encoded in one Stomoxys calcitrans chromosome 5, idStoCalc2.1, whole genome shotgun sequence genomic window:
- the LOC106088450 gene encoding prolyl endopeptidase — MQISSLRIIQNLSTLLRRHYSSSLKASNMTADVLNLSSSSDTKISPLKYPVARKDENVVDNFHGTEVKDVYRWLEDPDAEETQKYVEEQNKISQPFLEGCEAWKKINKKLTKLWNYEKYGCPMKHGQYYYFYKNTGLQNQSVMYQQDTLDGEPRLFFDPNALSSDGTIALAQKSFSEDGKFMAYGLSASGSDWIKIYIRNVETGKDLDEVLEKVKFSDISWTKDNKGFFYGRYPHQEGKTDGSETKQNENQKLYYHYVGQPQEKDVLIAEFPEEPTWRIQSVVSDCGKYLILPIVKDCRDNIVYYADLVEGAEINSKLKIKKIVEKFESDYDYITNIGSKMYFRTNKDASNYRVIMIDFENPAQENWQTLIPEHASDVLDWVHCVHEDKLVLGYIQDVKSVLQVHSLQTGELIHKFDLDIGTIVALSGKKEHSELFYNFSSFLTPGTIYHYDFKWNNFTPKLLREIKLNLEGFSPSNYKVEQVFYESKDSTKIPMFIVYKNSESEKRTPRPCFLYGYGGFNISMQPSFGITGLMFIDTFDGVIAYPNLRGGGEYGEKWHNAGRLLNKQNVFNDFQAAAEYLVAHNYTTKDRLVIQGGSNGGLLVGACINQRPDLFGAAVAQVGVMDMLRFHKFTIGHAWCSDYGNPDEKEHFDNLFKYSPLHNVHTPKSPQEEYPSTLVLTADHDDRVSPLHSLKFIAALQEAVRQSEHQKNPILLRVYSKAGHGAGKPTSKRIEEATDVLTFMLRSLNIDKVNL; from the coding sequence atGCAAATATCCAGTTTAAGGATTATTCAGAACTTATCCACGCTTCTTAGACGGCATTATTCATCTAGCCTAAAAGCCTCCAACATGACAGCTGATGTCCTTAATCTTTCATCAAGTTCTGATACAAAAATCTCCCCTCTTAAGTATCCCGTTGCACGAAAAGATGAGAACGTTGTTGACAATTTCCATGGCACTGAGGTGAAAGATGTCTATCGCTGGTTAGAGGATCCGGATGCGGAAGAGACCCAAAAGTATGTGGAAGAGCAAAACAAAATAAGTCAACCTTTTCTAGAGGGATGTGAAGCCtggaagaaaatcaataaaaaattgacAAAGCTGTGGAACTATGAGAAGTACGGTTGCCCCATGAAACATGGCCAGTATTATTATTTCTATAAGAACACTGGGTTGCAGAACCAAAGTGTTATGTATCAACAAGACACGCTGGATGGAGAGCCACGTTTGTTTTTCGATCCCAATGCCTTGTCTAGCGATGGCACCATAGCACTGGCCCAGAAGTCCTTCTCCGAAGATGGCAAATTCATGGCCTATGGCTTGAGTGCCAGTGGCTCGGATTGGATTAAGATTTACATACGCAATGTGGAGACTGGCAAGGATCTTGATGAAGTTCTGGAGAAGGTAAAGTTCTCTGATATTTCCTGGACTAAGGACAACAAAGGCTTCTTTTATGGCCGCTATCCACACCAGGAAGGTAAAACGGATGGTTCTGAGaccaaacaaaatgaaaatcaaaagcTTTACTACCACTACGTGGGCCAACCACAGGAAAAGGACGTCTTAATCGCCGAATTTCCCGAGGAACCCACCTGGCGCATCCAATCGGTGGTCTCCGATTGTGGCAAGTACCTTATTTTGCCCATTGTCAAAGATTGTCGCGACAACATAGTGTACTATGCCGATTTGGTGGAGGGTGCCGAGATCAACTCCAAACTTAAAATCAAGAAAATCGTTGAAAAGTTTGAGTCCGATTACGACTACATAACAAACATCGGCTCCAAAATGTATTTCCGTACTAATAAGGATGCTTCCAATTATCGTGTGATCATGATAGACTTTGAGAATCCTGCTCAAGAGAATTGGCAAACTCTGATTCCTGAACACGCCTCTGACGTCCTGGATTGGGTACATTGCGTGCATGAAGATAAACTGGTGTTGGGTTACATACAAGACGTGAAGAGTGTGCTACAAGTGCATTCCCTACAGACCGGTGAACTGATTCATAAGTTTGATTTGGACATTGGTACCATTGTGGCCTTATCCGGTAAGAAGGAGCACTCGGAGTTGTTCTACAACTTCTCGTCGTTCCTAACTCCCGGAACAATTTACCACTATGACTTCAAATGGAACAACTTCACACCAAAGCTGCTGCGGGAAATCAAACTCAACTTGGAGGGCTTTTCTCCCTCCAACTACAAAGTGGAGCAGGTCTTCTACGAGAGTAAAGACTCTACCAAAATCCCCATGTTCATCGTGTATAAGAACAGCGAATCGGAGAAAAGAACGCCACGCCCTTGTTTCCTGTATGGCTATGGAGGTTTCAACATTAGCATGCAACCCTCCTTCGGCATTACGGGCCTAATGTTCATCGACACTTTTGATGGGGTCATTGCCTATCCAAATTTGCGTGGTGGTGGTGAATATGGTGAAAAATGGCACAATGCCGGCCGTTTGCTGAATAAACAAAATGTGTTCAATGACTTCCAAGCGGCAGCcgaatatttggttgcccacaACTATACCACTAAAGACCGTTTGGTTATCCAGGGAGGCTCGAACGGTGGCCTGTTGGTGGGTGCCTGTATAAATCAACGTCCCGATTTGTTTGGAGCTGCTGTTGCCCAAGTGGGCGTTATGGATATGTTGCGTTTTCATAAATTCACCATTGGCCATGCCTGGTGCTCGGACTATGGCAATCCCGATGAGAAGGAACATTTCGACAATCTCTTCAAGTATTCACCCCTCCACAATGTGCATACACCCAAATCGCCTCAAGAGGAATATCCCTCCACCTTGGTGCTCACTGCCGACCACGATGACCGTGTGAGTCCTCTGCATTCGTTGAAATTCATTGCTGCCCTCCAAGAGGCAGTACGTCAATCGGAACACCAAAAGAACCCCATACTGTTGCGTGTCTACAGCAAGGCTGGCCACGGTGCTGGCAAACCAACATCCAAACGTATTGAGGAGGCCACCGATGTTTTGACCTTTATGCTAAGAAGTCTTAACATTGACAAGGTCAATTTGTAA
- the LOC106088451 gene encoding muscle-specific protein 20: protein MSLERAIKAKIAGKRNPQMDKEAQEWIEAILGEKFPGGVEYDEHLKDGQVLCKLINVLAPESVPKVNSSGGQFKMMENINNFQKALKAYGVPDLDVFQTVDLWEKKDIAQVTNTIFALGRACYKHPEFKGPFLGPKPADECKRDFTEEQLKAGQTVIGLQAGTNKGATQSGQNMGASRKILLNK from the exons atgTCTCTTGAACGTGCTATCAAAGCCAAG ATCGCTGGCAAGCGCAATCCCCAGATGGACAAAGAAGCCCAAGAATGGATTGAAGCCATCTTAGGCGAGAAGTTCCCCGGTGGTGTGGAATACGATGAGCATCTCAAGGACGGTCAAGTTTTGTGCAAGCTGATCAATGTTTTGGCTCCTGAATCCGTTCCCAAGGTCAACTCCTCTGGTGGCCAATTCAAAATGATGGAAAACATCAACAATTTCCAAAAGGCTCTTAAGGCTTACGGTGTACCCGATTTGGATGTCTTCCAAACTGTTGATCTATGGGAAAAGAAGGATATTGCCCAAGTCACCAACACCATCTTCGCTTTGGGTCGCGCT TGCTATAAGCATCCTGAATTCAAAGGACCCTTCTTGGGACCCAAGCCCGCTGATGAGTGCAAGCGTGATTTCACCGAAGAACAATTGAAAGCTGGCCAAACTGTTATTGGTTTGCAAGCTGGCACAAACAAGGGTGCCACCCAATCTGGTCAAAACATGGGTGCCAGCCGTAAGATCTTGTTGAACAAGTAA